The Manis javanica isolate MJ-LG chromosome 2, MJ_LKY, whole genome shotgun sequence genome contains a region encoding:
- the NRBP2 gene encoding nuclear receptor-binding protein 2 isoform X1, whose product MATSEPAPRPGRRREDGSEDENDVLGESPCGRWQKRREQVNQGNMPGVQSTFLAMDTEEGVEVVWNELHFGDRKAFAAHEDKIQTMFEQLVLVDHPNIVKLHKYWLDASETRARLAEPASPPVPQVIFITEYVSSGSLKQFLKKTKKNHKAMNARAWKRWCTQILSALSFLHACSPPIIHGNLTSDTIFIQHNGLIKIGSVWHRIFSNALPDHLRSPIRTEREEPRNLHFFPPECGEVADGTAVDIFSFGMCALEMAVLEIQANGDTRVTEEAIARARHSLRDPNMREFILSCLARDPALRPSAHNLLSHRVLFEVHSLKLLAAHCFIQHQYLMPENVVEEKTKAMDLHAILAEIPRPRRPPLQWRYSEVSCLELDKFLEDVRNGIYPLMNFAAARPLGLPRVLAPLPEEAQKAKTPTPEPFDSETRKVIQMQCNLESSEDRARWHLTLLLVLEDRLHRQLTYDLLPTDSAQDLAAELVHYGFVHEVCRRGRLGRRKCCQLKEDTAIHW is encoded by the exons ATGGCGACCTCGGAGCCGGCGCCGCGGCCGGGCCGGAGGCGGGAGGACGGGAGCGAGGACGAGAACGACGTCCTGGGGGAGAGCCCGTGCGGCCGCTGGCAGAAGCGGCGGGAGCAG GTGAACCAGGGGAACATGCCTGGGGTCCAAAGCACCTTCCTGGCCATGGACACGGAGGAAGGGGTGGAGGTGGTGTGGAATGAGTTGCATTTCGGCGACAGGAAGGCCTTCGCGGCCCACGAG GACAAGATCCAGACCATGTTTGAGCAGCTGGTGCTCGTGGACCACCCCAACATCGTCAAGCTGCACAAGTACTGGCTGGATGCCTCTGAAACCCGGGCGCGG CTGGCGGAGCCCGCGAGCCCGCCCGTCCCGCAGGTCATCTTCATCACAGAGTACGTGTCGTCTGGCAGCCTcaagcaatttcttaaaaagaccAAGAAGAACCACAAGGCCATGAACGCCCGG GCCTGGAAGCGCTGGTGCACGCAGATCCTGTCGGCGCTCAG CTTTCTGCACGCCTGCAGTCCCCCCATCATCCATGGGAACCTGACCAGCGACACCATCTTCATACAGCACAATGGCCTCATCAAGATCGGCTCCG TGTGGCACCGCATCTTCTCCAATG CACTCCCGGACCATCTCCGGAGCCCCATCCGCACTGAACGCGAGGAACCGCGGAACCTGCACTTTTTCCCTCCGGAGTGCGGGG AGGTTGCTGATGGCACTGCTGTGGACATCTTCTCCTTTGGGATGTGTGCGCTGGAG ATGGCTGTGCTGGAGATCCAGGCCAATGGGGACACACGGGTCACAGAGGAGGCCATCGCTCGAGCCAGGCACTCCCTGCGTGACCCCAACATGCGG GAGTTCATCCTCTCCTGCCTGGCCCGGGACCCTGCCCTCCGGCCCTCTGCCCACAACCTCCTCTCCCACCGCGTGCTCTTCGAAGTGCACTCCCTGAAGCTCCTGGCAGCCCACTGCTTCATCCAGCACCAGT ACCTTATGCCTGAAAATGTGGTAGAGGAAAAGACCAAGGCTATGGATCTGCATGCCATCCTGGCAGAGATACCTCGGCCCCGCCGGCCCCCACTCCAGTGGAG GTACTCAGAGGTCTCCTGCTTGGAGTTGGATAAATTTCTGGAGGATGTCAG GAATGGAATCTACCCACTGATGAACTTTGCTGCTGCTCGGCCCCTGGGGCTGCCCCGTGTGTTGGCCCCACTTCCTGAAGAGGCCCAAAAGGCTAAGACCCCAACACCAGAACCCTTTGACTCAGAGACCAGAAAG GTGATCCAGATGCAGTGTAACCTGGAGAGCAGCGAGGACAGGGCGCGCTGGCAT ctcACTCTGCTTCTGGTGTTGGAGGACCGGCTGCACCGGCAGCTTACTTACGACCTGCTCCCAA CTGACAGTGCCCAGGATCTCGCCGCTGAGCTCGTGCATTATGGCTTCGTCCACGAGGTGTGCAGGCGGGGCAGGCTGG GAAGGAGAAAATGCTGCCAGTTAAAGGAGGACACGGCCATCCATTGGTAG
- the NRBP2 gene encoding nuclear receptor-binding protein 2 isoform X4, whose product MATSEPAPRPGRRREDGSEDENDVLGESPCGRWQKRREQVNQGNMPGVQSTFLAMDTEEGVEVVWNELHFGDRKAFAAHEDKIQTMFEQLVLVDHPNIVKLHKYWLDASETRARVIFITEYVSSGSLKQFLKKTKKNHKAMNARAWKRWCTQILSALSFLHACSPPIIHGNLTSDTIFIQHNGLIKIGSALPDHLRSPIRTEREEPRNLHFFPPECGEVADGTAVDIFSFGMCALEMAVLEIQANGDTRVTEEAIARARHSLRDPNMREFILSCLARDPALRPSAHNLLSHRVLFEVHSLKLLAAHCFIQHQYLMPENVVEEKTKAMDLHAILAEIPRPRRPPLQWRYSEVSCLELDKFLEDVRNGIYPLMNFAAARPLGLPRVLAPLPEEAQKAKTPTPEPFDSETRKVIQMQCNLESSEDRARWHLTLLLVLEDRLHRQLTYDLLPTDSAQDLAAELVHYGFVHEDDRTKLAAFLESALLKYRGAQL is encoded by the exons ATGGCGACCTCGGAGCCGGCGCCGCGGCCGGGCCGGAGGCGGGAGGACGGGAGCGAGGACGAGAACGACGTCCTGGGGGAGAGCCCGTGCGGCCGCTGGCAGAAGCGGCGGGAGCAG GTGAACCAGGGGAACATGCCTGGGGTCCAAAGCACCTTCCTGGCCATGGACACGGAGGAAGGGGTGGAGGTGGTGTGGAATGAGTTGCATTTCGGCGACAGGAAGGCCTTCGCGGCCCACGAG GACAAGATCCAGACCATGTTTGAGCAGCTGGTGCTCGTGGACCACCCCAACATCGTCAAGCTGCACAAGTACTGGCTGGATGCCTCTGAAACCCGGGCGCGG GTCATCTTCATCACAGAGTACGTGTCGTCTGGCAGCCTcaagcaatttcttaaaaagaccAAGAAGAACCACAAGGCCATGAACGCCCGG GCCTGGAAGCGCTGGTGCACGCAGATCCTGTCGGCGCTCAG CTTTCTGCACGCCTGCAGTCCCCCCATCATCCATGGGAACCTGACCAGCGACACCATCTTCATACAGCACAATGGCCTCATCAAGATCGGCTCCG CACTCCCGGACCATCTCCGGAGCCCCATCCGCACTGAACGCGAGGAACCGCGGAACCTGCACTTTTTCCCTCCGGAGTGCGGGG AGGTTGCTGATGGCACTGCTGTGGACATCTTCTCCTTTGGGATGTGTGCGCTGGAG ATGGCTGTGCTGGAGATCCAGGCCAATGGGGACACACGGGTCACAGAGGAGGCCATCGCTCGAGCCAGGCACTCCCTGCGTGACCCCAACATGCGG GAGTTCATCCTCTCCTGCCTGGCCCGGGACCCTGCCCTCCGGCCCTCTGCCCACAACCTCCTCTCCCACCGCGTGCTCTTCGAAGTGCACTCCCTGAAGCTCCTGGCAGCCCACTGCTTCATCCAGCACCAGT ACCTTATGCCTGAAAATGTGGTAGAGGAAAAGACCAAGGCTATGGATCTGCATGCCATCCTGGCAGAGATACCTCGGCCCCGCCGGCCCCCACTCCAGTGGAG GTACTCAGAGGTCTCCTGCTTGGAGTTGGATAAATTTCTGGAGGATGTCAG GAATGGAATCTACCCACTGATGAACTTTGCTGCTGCTCGGCCCCTGGGGCTGCCCCGTGTGTTGGCCCCACTTCCTGAAGAGGCCCAAAAGGCTAAGACCCCAACACCAGAACCCTTTGACTCAGAGACCAGAAAG GTGATCCAGATGCAGTGTAACCTGGAGAGCAGCGAGGACAGGGCGCGCTGGCAT ctcACTCTGCTTCTGGTGTTGGAGGACCGGCTGCACCGGCAGCTTACTTACGACCTGCTCCCAA CTGACAGTGCCCAGGATCTCGCCGCTGAGCTCGTGCATTATGGCTTCGTCCACGAG GATGACCGGACAAAGCTGGCCGCCTTCTTGGAGAGCGCCCTCCTCAAGTACCGTGGAGCTCAGCTGTGA
- the NRBP2 gene encoding nuclear receptor-binding protein 2 isoform X3, producing the protein MATSEPAPRPGRRREDGSEDENDVLGESPCGRWQKRREQVNQGNMPGVQSTFLAMDTEEGVEVVWNELHFGDRKAFAAHEDKIQTMFEQLVLVDHPNIVKLHKYWLDASETRARVIFITEYVSSGSLKQFLKKTKKNHKAMNARAWKRWCTQILSALSFLHACSPPIIHGNLTSDTIFIQHNGLIKIGSVWHRIFSNALPDHLRSPIRTEREEPRNLHFFPPECGEVADGTAVDIFSFGMCALEMAVLEIQANGDTRVTEEAIARARHSLRDPNMREFILSCLARDPALRPSAHNLLSHRVLFEVHSLKLLAAHCFIQHQYLMPENVVEEKTKAMDLHAILAEIPRPRRPPLQWRYSEVSCLELDKFLEDVRNGIYPLMNFAAARPLGLPRVLAPLPEEAQKAKTPTPEPFDSETRKVIQMQCNLESSEDRARWHLTLLLVLEDRLHRQLTYDLLPTDSAQDLAAELVHYGFVHEDDRTKLAAFLESALLKYRGAQL; encoded by the exons ATGGCGACCTCGGAGCCGGCGCCGCGGCCGGGCCGGAGGCGGGAGGACGGGAGCGAGGACGAGAACGACGTCCTGGGGGAGAGCCCGTGCGGCCGCTGGCAGAAGCGGCGGGAGCAG GTGAACCAGGGGAACATGCCTGGGGTCCAAAGCACCTTCCTGGCCATGGACACGGAGGAAGGGGTGGAGGTGGTGTGGAATGAGTTGCATTTCGGCGACAGGAAGGCCTTCGCGGCCCACGAG GACAAGATCCAGACCATGTTTGAGCAGCTGGTGCTCGTGGACCACCCCAACATCGTCAAGCTGCACAAGTACTGGCTGGATGCCTCTGAAACCCGGGCGCGG GTCATCTTCATCACAGAGTACGTGTCGTCTGGCAGCCTcaagcaatttcttaaaaagaccAAGAAGAACCACAAGGCCATGAACGCCCGG GCCTGGAAGCGCTGGTGCACGCAGATCCTGTCGGCGCTCAG CTTTCTGCACGCCTGCAGTCCCCCCATCATCCATGGGAACCTGACCAGCGACACCATCTTCATACAGCACAATGGCCTCATCAAGATCGGCTCCG TGTGGCACCGCATCTTCTCCAATG CACTCCCGGACCATCTCCGGAGCCCCATCCGCACTGAACGCGAGGAACCGCGGAACCTGCACTTTTTCCCTCCGGAGTGCGGGG AGGTTGCTGATGGCACTGCTGTGGACATCTTCTCCTTTGGGATGTGTGCGCTGGAG ATGGCTGTGCTGGAGATCCAGGCCAATGGGGACACACGGGTCACAGAGGAGGCCATCGCTCGAGCCAGGCACTCCCTGCGTGACCCCAACATGCGG GAGTTCATCCTCTCCTGCCTGGCCCGGGACCCTGCCCTCCGGCCCTCTGCCCACAACCTCCTCTCCCACCGCGTGCTCTTCGAAGTGCACTCCCTGAAGCTCCTGGCAGCCCACTGCTTCATCCAGCACCAGT ACCTTATGCCTGAAAATGTGGTAGAGGAAAAGACCAAGGCTATGGATCTGCATGCCATCCTGGCAGAGATACCTCGGCCCCGCCGGCCCCCACTCCAGTGGAG GTACTCAGAGGTCTCCTGCTTGGAGTTGGATAAATTTCTGGAGGATGTCAG GAATGGAATCTACCCACTGATGAACTTTGCTGCTGCTCGGCCCCTGGGGCTGCCCCGTGTGTTGGCCCCACTTCCTGAAGAGGCCCAAAAGGCTAAGACCCCAACACCAGAACCCTTTGACTCAGAGACCAGAAAG GTGATCCAGATGCAGTGTAACCTGGAGAGCAGCGAGGACAGGGCGCGCTGGCAT ctcACTCTGCTTCTGGTGTTGGAGGACCGGCTGCACCGGCAGCTTACTTACGACCTGCTCCCAA CTGACAGTGCCCAGGATCTCGCCGCTGAGCTCGTGCATTATGGCTTCGTCCACGAG GATGACCGGACAAAGCTGGCCGCCTTCTTGGAGAGCGCCCTCCTCAAGTACCGTGGAGCTCAGCTGTGA
- the NRBP2 gene encoding nuclear receptor-binding protein 2 isoform X2, with product MATSEPAPRPGRRREDGSEDENDVLGESPCGRWQKRREQVNQGNMPGVQSTFLAMDTEEGVEVVWNELHFGDRKAFAAHEDKIQTMFEQLVLVDHPNIVKLHKYWLDASETRARLAEPASPPVPQVIFITEYVSSGSLKQFLKKTKKNHKAMNARAWKRWCTQILSALSFLHACSPPIIHGNLTSDTIFIQHNGLIKIGSVWHRIFSNALPDHLRSPIRTEREEPRNLHFFPPECGEVADGTAVDIFSFGMCALEMAVLEIQANGDTRVTEEAIARARHSLRDPNMREFILSCLARDPALRPSAHNLLSHRVLFEVHSLKLLAAHCFIQHQYLMPENVVEEKTKAMDLHAILAEIPRPRRPPLQWRYSEVSCLELDKFLEDVRNGIYPLMNFAAARPLGLPRVLAPLPEEAQKAKTPTPEPFDSETRKVIQMQCNLESSEDRARWHLTLLLVLEDRLHRQLTYDLLPTDSAQDLAAELVHYGFVHEDDRTKLAAFLESALLKYRGAQL from the exons ATGGCGACCTCGGAGCCGGCGCCGCGGCCGGGCCGGAGGCGGGAGGACGGGAGCGAGGACGAGAACGACGTCCTGGGGGAGAGCCCGTGCGGCCGCTGGCAGAAGCGGCGGGAGCAG GTGAACCAGGGGAACATGCCTGGGGTCCAAAGCACCTTCCTGGCCATGGACACGGAGGAAGGGGTGGAGGTGGTGTGGAATGAGTTGCATTTCGGCGACAGGAAGGCCTTCGCGGCCCACGAG GACAAGATCCAGACCATGTTTGAGCAGCTGGTGCTCGTGGACCACCCCAACATCGTCAAGCTGCACAAGTACTGGCTGGATGCCTCTGAAACCCGGGCGCGG CTGGCGGAGCCCGCGAGCCCGCCCGTCCCGCAGGTCATCTTCATCACAGAGTACGTGTCGTCTGGCAGCCTcaagcaatttcttaaaaagaccAAGAAGAACCACAAGGCCATGAACGCCCGG GCCTGGAAGCGCTGGTGCACGCAGATCCTGTCGGCGCTCAG CTTTCTGCACGCCTGCAGTCCCCCCATCATCCATGGGAACCTGACCAGCGACACCATCTTCATACAGCACAATGGCCTCATCAAGATCGGCTCCG TGTGGCACCGCATCTTCTCCAATG CACTCCCGGACCATCTCCGGAGCCCCATCCGCACTGAACGCGAGGAACCGCGGAACCTGCACTTTTTCCCTCCGGAGTGCGGGG AGGTTGCTGATGGCACTGCTGTGGACATCTTCTCCTTTGGGATGTGTGCGCTGGAG ATGGCTGTGCTGGAGATCCAGGCCAATGGGGACACACGGGTCACAGAGGAGGCCATCGCTCGAGCCAGGCACTCCCTGCGTGACCCCAACATGCGG GAGTTCATCCTCTCCTGCCTGGCCCGGGACCCTGCCCTCCGGCCCTCTGCCCACAACCTCCTCTCCCACCGCGTGCTCTTCGAAGTGCACTCCCTGAAGCTCCTGGCAGCCCACTGCTTCATCCAGCACCAGT ACCTTATGCCTGAAAATGTGGTAGAGGAAAAGACCAAGGCTATGGATCTGCATGCCATCCTGGCAGAGATACCTCGGCCCCGCCGGCCCCCACTCCAGTGGAG GTACTCAGAGGTCTCCTGCTTGGAGTTGGATAAATTTCTGGAGGATGTCAG GAATGGAATCTACCCACTGATGAACTTTGCTGCTGCTCGGCCCCTGGGGCTGCCCCGTGTGTTGGCCCCACTTCCTGAAGAGGCCCAAAAGGCTAAGACCCCAACACCAGAACCCTTTGACTCAGAGACCAGAAAG GTGATCCAGATGCAGTGTAACCTGGAGAGCAGCGAGGACAGGGCGCGCTGGCAT ctcACTCTGCTTCTGGTGTTGGAGGACCGGCTGCACCGGCAGCTTACTTACGACCTGCTCCCAA CTGACAGTGCCCAGGATCTCGCCGCTGAGCTCGTGCATTATGGCTTCGTCCACGAG GATGACCGGACAAAGCTGGCCGCCTTCTTGGAGAGCGCCCTCCTCAAGTACCGTGGAGCTCAGCTGTGA
- the NRBP2 gene encoding nuclear receptor-binding protein 2 isoform X5 has translation MATSEPAPRPGRRREDGSEDENDVLGESPCGRWQKRREQVNQGNMPGVQSTFLAMDTEEGVEVVWNELHFGDRKAFAAHEDKIQTMFEQLVLVDHPNIVKLHKYWLDASETRARLAEPASPPVPQVIFITEYVSSGSLKQFLKKTKKNHKAMNARAWKRWCTQILSALSFLHACSPPIIHGNLTSDTIFIQHNGLIKIGSVWHRIFSNALPDHLRSPIRTEREEPRNLHFFPPECGEVADGTAVDIFSFGMCALEMAVLEIQANGDTRVTEEAIARARHSLRDPNMREFILSCLARDPALRPSAHNLLSHRVLFEVHSLKLLAAHCFIQHQYLMPENVVEEKTKAMDLHAILAEIPRPRRPPLQWRYSEVSCLELDKFLEDVRNGIYPLMNFAAARPLGLPRVLAPLPEEAQKAKTPTPEPFDSETRKLLMSSL, from the exons ATGGCGACCTCGGAGCCGGCGCCGCGGCCGGGCCGGAGGCGGGAGGACGGGAGCGAGGACGAGAACGACGTCCTGGGGGAGAGCCCGTGCGGCCGCTGGCAGAAGCGGCGGGAGCAG GTGAACCAGGGGAACATGCCTGGGGTCCAAAGCACCTTCCTGGCCATGGACACGGAGGAAGGGGTGGAGGTGGTGTGGAATGAGTTGCATTTCGGCGACAGGAAGGCCTTCGCGGCCCACGAG GACAAGATCCAGACCATGTTTGAGCAGCTGGTGCTCGTGGACCACCCCAACATCGTCAAGCTGCACAAGTACTGGCTGGATGCCTCTGAAACCCGGGCGCGG CTGGCGGAGCCCGCGAGCCCGCCCGTCCCGCAGGTCATCTTCATCACAGAGTACGTGTCGTCTGGCAGCCTcaagcaatttcttaaaaagaccAAGAAGAACCACAAGGCCATGAACGCCCGG GCCTGGAAGCGCTGGTGCACGCAGATCCTGTCGGCGCTCAG CTTTCTGCACGCCTGCAGTCCCCCCATCATCCATGGGAACCTGACCAGCGACACCATCTTCATACAGCACAATGGCCTCATCAAGATCGGCTCCG TGTGGCACCGCATCTTCTCCAATG CACTCCCGGACCATCTCCGGAGCCCCATCCGCACTGAACGCGAGGAACCGCGGAACCTGCACTTTTTCCCTCCGGAGTGCGGGG AGGTTGCTGATGGCACTGCTGTGGACATCTTCTCCTTTGGGATGTGTGCGCTGGAG ATGGCTGTGCTGGAGATCCAGGCCAATGGGGACACACGGGTCACAGAGGAGGCCATCGCTCGAGCCAGGCACTCCCTGCGTGACCCCAACATGCGG GAGTTCATCCTCTCCTGCCTGGCCCGGGACCCTGCCCTCCGGCCCTCTGCCCACAACCTCCTCTCCCACCGCGTGCTCTTCGAAGTGCACTCCCTGAAGCTCCTGGCAGCCCACTGCTTCATCCAGCACCAGT ACCTTATGCCTGAAAATGTGGTAGAGGAAAAGACCAAGGCTATGGATCTGCATGCCATCCTGGCAGAGATACCTCGGCCCCGCCGGCCCCCACTCCAGTGGAG GTACTCAGAGGTCTCCTGCTTGGAGTTGGATAAATTTCTGGAGGATGTCAG GAATGGAATCTACCCACTGATGAACTTTGCTGCTGCTCGGCCCCTGGGGCTGCCCCGTGTGTTGGCCCCACTTCCTGAAGAGGCCCAAAAGGCTAAGACCCCAACACCAGAACCCTTTGACTCAGAGACCAGAAAG TTGCTGATGTCAAGCCTTTGA